The genomic stretch AAAACCTACATAATCAGCATCACACTGGTCACATTTAAAATGATACACAACGCATTGATTGTTAACTAAATCAGGCTTCTTCTCCTTTGGCCAAAGAATCTGTTGAATAGGTTTACTGCGAAAGACAGGTTGAATGTCGATACCGATTTTAGAACTCAAGGATCTCAATTTTTATAGTTCCTATAAAAAGCTCACATTGTAATGAGCGTACAGAGGTCCTGTACGTCAAGGCCACACGTGGTTAATATTGATTTTTGAATGTTGTACGTTTCTTTCCACAGCTAAGCTGGAGTTGGAGTCACTTATCATAAACGGTTCGGTCGTGGTGAGAATACGATCCGTCAAAGAAAATAGTTACCTATGTGTGAATTCGGATGGCAACCTTACAGTTGAGGTAAGCAATGCATCAGTGAACACTTGCAAAACATGATCGTTGTGACAGTATGACTTCCGAGTGTTTCTAATGGTTTTGCTATCAGTGGTTTCAAGCAAAAGGGTTTTTCCGCATGTTATTGGTataaatatgtatgtatattGGTACTGACGTACAAAGCGGTGAAAGACCGCACGTATTCTGTTTATGTTTTTGGTCTATGTGGCTAACTCTTCACATATTGGGAGGAaaataagcagaaaaaaaacattcaaattTCTCCTCAATCTGGTAAATCTGGGAGGATGCTCTTTCCGAGTTCGCTTTTTTTGTGATTACGCTAACTCTAAAAGCCTCTCACGAAGCCTTGACAGGGTATCGATGAAGTCGTTCCATTTAACGAATACCGGTTACAGAAAACAAATATACAGTGACACGTTTAGCCCACGCAAATGAAGCAATTCGGAGGTTATATAACCTTCTCAAGGGACATCAGGTTCACTGAGAGTCCcgattttttattttatggAATGTCTCCGCCACCTGGATGGATAGTTTACGAGATCGTACAATTACTTGTCTATCTTGAACGCACGGGAACCAATACATCTCAAAACTTTATGCAAAATTGAAAATGTTATAATGTGTTTCCGTCGACAACACCGTGATTTGCTTCGTGTCTTTGTTAGTACAGATAGTTTTCTTGCTTGCTTCCATTGCCAGTCAGCAGGTGATTATTTATATGACATAGGCCGACTTTCGTTCTATATTTCTACTCTTCCATTTGTATTGAACCAAAATTTCAGCAATCATCACTGCACAAGGGAACTTTCTTTAGCGCATTGTTCAAGTAAGAAAATCCACGAGCAGCAAACTGTCATTGGCGACTTTTACTCGGCTTCTACTGactaaaaatgaatttttttctcttttatgaatgggaacaatagtaataataattgtgatataataataattactgatatatgtatattatatttatattgataataaatatttttgtgaCGCCCTGCGATCCTAAATCTTAGTTGCTTTACTTATAAAAAGGTAAAAAGTGACCGTTCAAGTATAAGAAAGTGGTCTAAAAATGACGCCTCGTGGAAAAATGCTCTCTCCTTCATTCCTGCGTCCTGTTCAATTACCAGGACGCTGATCTTCCAATCGGCAACGATATGTATTACTCGCCATCATTTTGCAACGGAGACGGATTTTTCCAGATTCGCGTCAGATATTTGTTTCCAGTCTGGTGGCCTGAGAAAGGTCAGAGACGGGCCAGCCGAGTACGTGGTATTAATAAGTATTAAGTGAACCACTTTATCCGGTACTTAACTGCGGATATCAATCGAGATCGCTTTTCAGTCATTTTAGATATGACATCTGCAGTTAAGAGCACCCTTTTGTAGAACCATTTAGTTGCTGGGCGTACCTGTGGGTTGGTCATTCCGGTTTGACAATCTCCCACAAAGCGTCAATAAAGACTATTCTGAATGCCAAGCAATAATTTAATCATCAAAATCGTATTTTTTTGTTCACAGAATCATGGAAATATTACGACTCGTTGCTTATTCTCCGAACGGATAGACTCTGGTTATACCAAATTCCAGTCGCAGTATAATATAAATTGGTTTCTTGGATTCAAGCGAAGTGGCAGACTTAAACAGCCTCACAACACGACGATGTCTCAAAAGGCGGCGAGATTTATGCGTTATTTTTCTTAACCAAAAATATCTTTCCCGACTAATTTACATATTTGTAGGCTTATACTGGATATAATCTGCTTGGATAACAATGGTGGGATTTTCTCATGTATTTATGTGTAAAAAGGGAAACTGTTTAGAACTATTTATTACCCCGAAGACTCAAGTTTTAGAGGATAAATTATAACATATTACACATAACATATTTATGTAGGATATTTATAGATTGGAGTGAAAATACTCTCAATCAATAtagttttgttcaaaacaactGCTTTTGCAAGGATATTTATAATAATACTATGTATTATATGAGTATTTCACATTGACGGGATCCACCTTAGGCCAGAtatcaaattaaatattgtttaCTAGACGGACCCCTTGAAAATCAAAAGCGCGATTTTGCGGCCTAACTAACAATCAACTCTCAAAACACACAGTTTCCCATTTGCGTAAGTAATTAAAATATGAAAAGGCTGTCGATATTTGAAATGTGGGGAAAAAAAACGTTCTACCTCTGGACGGTAGGGCGTGTTCTCTTTGTTGCCACGTGGACAAGGTTCGTTTAATTTTGCAAGTTCTTTATTGTTTCACTTTATCAATATTTGGGCCAATTTCTTGAATGAACGTGTTATCCCAGTTAATCGTTCACAGCACAAAGATCAGAAATTAAGAATTACTTTTTTCGCATTTGTCGTATTGagcgaaaatgaaaatttcgtGAGAAACAGGATATTTGAGTGCTGTTCGCATTTCACGCTAAGTTTTATTTATGCGTACATTATTAAACATGTGAGACGCACAAAAAGGAATATAGCTTCAGTGTTGGTTTCTCCCACAAGAAATAGGCACTGATTTTTTTAGGATATACAAAATAACTGACCATGCGGTGGTAAATTACCCTTGTGGTAACATTGAAAACAAACAGACGAACACAGCTAATTATTCACAGCGCTGTGAAaatttttcagtcttttaaGGTTATACCAATAACACAAAATACAAATAGAGCATCAGTTAGATTGAGACATATAAGGCCTGTTTCTGGCACACGAGTCCTCATTGGCCTTCTTGGGCCTGTTTATGCATTTCAGTTGCATTTTGTAAAGCCAATTGTAAAAGCTTGTAAATAGACAACCTAATTTATTTGACTTGAATGTACCTAAATATTAGACATAAGTTATTCGAAGCGACAATACCACGCAAATCTTATTTATCATGGTGTAACGTATGTAATTTTTTATTCGAAATTGTTCTTAAGTTATTTAAAATCAGGTGTGCGAAGTTCCAATAAACAACGCAAGAACGTAATTTTCGTGATAATTTTATTTTCCTCGGTCTCTCATTCAGACCTGCCAACCCCTCAGAGCTCAAAATCTGGAGGTGGACTGCAAAGACCTGGAGATTCAGTGAAAAAACGGGAAATTTTATAAATTGCCTCATTTAATTGTCAATACTTACAAAGGTTAAATTTAACTGGTACACAAGTGCAGTAGCTAAATATACAGATACGCAGCAGTTGCTTTCTTTGCTGAAGCTAAAAGTTCGCTGTCAGGTCTCCATTTGTAGCTAGCAAGGTGTACTGTTCTCTGAAAATGCCAGTTCAACGCCAGAATCTGAGTttgaccatagttaatagagggtactggttttgaagctcggcaaacatcaaaggagcaaacaaagatgccaagattaaGGTcaacgaccgtgcacaatcttttgttttgcgctcatacactatgcatgaattaagtaaccaacacgtttctattggttagttcctcagtacgcagtaaacaactattgtgtttagtgcacggtcaaggccaaaaaagagaacaaaaacatgcGACAAAGAAATTTGCCGGGTTtgataaccattcccctcttaTTAACTGTGGTTTGACAAAGATCACGACCACGCTTGCCtgaagccattttgttcaacATACGGGCACTTATGACGAAAGCATG from Montipora capricornis isolate CH-2021 chromosome 12, ASM3666992v2, whole genome shotgun sequence encodes the following:
- the LOC138027106 gene encoding fibroblast growth factor 2-like, which codes for MMYRTIIFLWLTFALVIFTRTVAFPAHTSKKHYARTVWLYSTNSNGFVRITGSYVDSLGVDKTDENAKLELESLIINGSVVVRIRSVKENSYLCVNSDGNLTVENHGNITTRCLFSERIDSGYTKFQSQYNINWFLGFKRSGRLKQPHNTTMSQKAARFMRYFS